A stretch of DNA from Lotus japonicus ecotype B-129 chromosome 4, LjGifu_v1.2:
GTCCCGAACTTTGATTGCCCAATGGGCCGTATTGATACATTTACATCACAACGAAGAGAACCTTCTTGCATATTGCCATTGCTCACTCCTAAATATCGTACCAATCTCTGTATTTCTGCTGCATATTCTGCCGCTTCAATACCGTTTCTCATGTCAGGCTCAGAAACTATCTCAAGCAAAGGCACCCCTGCCCTATTTAGATCAACCTGTCATGAAAGGCCATCACTTTAGCATAGTTATATCATTGACATAAGTTATTGAGCCTTTGCCAATATTTCAGGAAAATGAGTGGAACAAAGCATCTATGTATTTCCAGAACATGAATTACAAACCGAGAAATATGTGAAACTGGCCAGACATGAGATTTTGTTTAAACTATACATAATTATAAATGTCTCAATGAACAAATGCAGTCTGCCACTGATCCAACATGTTAAagacaaagcaaggaaaaataAAAGTTGAATAAGAATTGAAAGGTGCAAGCTAAAAGAAGGGATATAGACACTACCTGAGAGTAATTCCCATTTTCTGTATGTAAGAGCTTCCCTGCATCCTCTTCCATGTGAACCCTAGTAATGCCAAACTTCCTGTGGCCTCCACCAAACTCCACTGGAATATCCACATGAAGGTAGCCACCAGCAGCAATTGGCACATCAAATTGAGAAATCTGATACCCTTTAGGAAGGTCAGGGTAGAAATATTGCTTCCTATCAAACTTGGAGTTGAAAGACAAGTTGCAGTTAAGAGCAAGGCCCAGCTTGACAGCAAAATCAATAACCTTGGAGTTCAAAACAGGCAAAGCACCAGGCAAGCCCATGCAAACAGGACAGACACTGCTATTGGGAGGTGACCCATAACTGTAAGGGCAACCACAGAATGCTTTGGTGAGAGTGGAGATCTGAACATGGGTTTCAATGCCAATGACAGCTTCATAGTCTTTTGGGATTTTGTCAAGCTTCTTGGACTGGGTTGAAACCTTGGTTTGTGGTGGGTGCTGCTGCCGCTGTTGGGTCTCTGTTTGGGATTGTGACGATGCGCAGCGCAAAACCCCATTTGTTCTTCTGAGAAATAATGCTGGACAAAGTAGAAAGGGGTGAACTTGGAAGGTTCTGAAGATTGCGGAAGCCATTCTGGAAGGAACTGAATCACGTTAGAAACAGTGGCGGAGCCAGGAATATTGTGGAACCTGGGCAAGATTTGACCTGTAAAAAACAGATTTGAATCTTGTAGATTATATCCACCAGGTAAAAGCAGAATCGCCATTCGAAAAATCACAAATAACCAAGGGCAAAGCCACCCAAGCAAGGGTTTTAGGCCcccaacaataaaaaaattctactaagtaaaaaaggcccCCAATATATTTTTACCAAGTAAAAAAGCCCCCAAAATCCAAGCATTAATAATAATTCACATAATGGCTAGTGCTAGTGGTAGAGTGCGTTTGACCTTTCACTACTAGACTTGTGATGCTTCTATTGGATATTTTACTCTAATTGCTCATTATGTCAATGAATATTGAAATTTAAATGCCAAGTTGTTAAATTTTGATCACCTTTCACTCCCACATAGTAATTTTTAGCTATCAAGAAATCATCATTATTGtggataaatataaatataatatactaTCAAAAAAATCCTACTATCTTACCTTGTTCACATTTCTCAACAACCTCAAAATCATCATctagaattgatgatgatgatgatgactctCCTTTAGTCATAAAGACAATTAATCTCAATTGAACAAGCTAGAGCCCATCAGACAAGTCATTAGAAAAAAGTAAATTAGAGAATAGTAAAATAAGCAGAATTTAAAAGAACACAACTAGACCAGACCCAAATTCTGCATTGAGTATCCAATCAGTCCGGGACAAAGGTGTGATGTTTGAGAAATATGGAGAGAAATGCTAACAATCATTTAATGATAGATTATAAAAGATTCAGTGATTGAAGCATTTTATATCATTGGCAATGGACCATATGTTTATTCAGAAAGGGATAACCTTCTGGAAAAGTTTGTGGAAGCAAAAATATCACATGAGACAGAAAAATGATACTCTTCAAACTATGGCAAAGATTATGGATATAAATATATCACTGCTTTTATTATGGTTTAGTATGACACATTTGAATTGAATCTTACAGTGCTGAAAGTACTTGAGATCAGAAATGAACAGAACTTTCAATCCAGAAAATGAAAACATGTAGCAAGAAAATATACAAACCCATTTGAGAACAAAACATAGAAGCATCACATTATTTATGAACAAAGGAATTCAGATTGTTTTTGTACTTTCTACTGTATCAATAAGGAAGCAATTGACAATTATCTCCAAACACAACACTTCAcagaaaagtgaaaactaaAAGAATATGTTTAGAAAACAGAGGTGTCCCTGCTTGTTGAGCAAAAAGTAACTATTTTACAAAGTGGTGGTAATGCTACAAACGACACAAGTCACCTGACTTCTGAATACAGAGAATTCAAGTCTAAATCAACCAACCCAGCTAGACACTACTGGAAGCAAGTTTCCAAATACAGAACctgaaattaattaagaaatgaCCATCAAAGGTCATTAATTAGATCAAGCTTATACAGCAGAACAGATCACAAAgggttgaaaattgaaatatgCATGAAATAAGAAGAACACCTTTGTCCCTGATGAAAATTTTTGCATTATCAGCAGTAGCCTCACCAAGTAGTCGCTGATGAAACTGTCTCTACCCTAcaccctccacctccaccaccccCACCTCGAATCCCAACCCAACAACCAACCCACAATCCAGAATTGCAAAATGAAGACAACCCAGATGGATAAATTGATATGCGATGAAAAAAAAAGCAGTGGAGGCGAAAAAGCTTACCAGATGAAGACAACCCAGATGAAAAAATTGATGAAATCAAGAGAACCCCGTTGCAGAGAGCGGTTGAGGATAATAGGCAGAGAGTGGTGGAgcggttttttttcttttatttaaaaaaccgGTTTATAAATCGGTTATTCAAATCTAGACCAGATAACCGAACCGGATTTCAAAAATGAACCGGATCGGTTTTTTGGACCCAAAAAAattggattttaaaaataacacGGTTTGGACGGTTTCCAGTTTGGTTCACCAGAACCGGTTTTTTTGAACATCCCTATCCGGGCGGGGGATGTTTGAGTTTCAACTTATAAAAGTGGTTATGGATTGATTTAAATAGTGAAGGATTTAACTTATAGAGTTAAGAGCAAAATATAAAAATGGTATATCATtataccaaaaattatgagattaatatgaaataataaaatatatattatgatCACCTTGAGTAAGTTAAAGTGATCAAATAACAAAGAAACAAGTGAGAACAAAGCTCACGGATAAATTGGAGATACTCAGAGTCAGAGCACATTTCACACGGTCATAAAGATATGGAAAAGTCAAATTCTCGCTCTAATTCAGGTCAGGGTTCATGATGTTCCAACGGTGTAATGCTGTTATCGAGCTTTTCAGAAAGACAGACGAATCCAACGATGTCATTCCAAAACACACCATGGAAAATATTACTTCATCTAACATGAGTCATAGACATATATACTTATAAAAAACACACAAAGCACAATAAACACATAAACTTAAGCTTAATAGCACTTATCACCCTTAAAGCTaataaataactagttaattaatcgCACAAattatccgggtcttacaaccAGGCACCGGATTGTTTGGCTTTAATGGGCTATTGTGGAACATGTGTTTGGGCTAGTGTTGGGTACCTTTGACTATGGGTTTATCCGAATTATGTTGGAACTACATTGAGCATATTGCATACACTAATAATAGAGACCGTGTAGGTTCCCTTGAACGTCGTCGACGTTGGAGTGTTGGTTGTTGCCTTGTGACTTGTGTTAGATGGATGAATACCCTATGAGGTACGATGTGTGGTTTATGGACCTTGTGCCTTGCTTGGTGAAGTGTTTGCCTTATCCTATGCTACACCTAGAATTCCTTAAGAACGTACAAGTATGTCATTGTGTGAGAATCTTGCTAGGTGCTTATGTATGTGAATATGCATGCTTTTACCTGCTTGTATGTGTGCACGTCCAAAATATGACTCTTTGGTTTAGAAGTTGACTCTTGCACCTTTTCTCTCTTATGATTGTTCGAAGACGCCGCTCTAAAGGATGACAAGAGACAGATGGATGCATGTGAGGAGACGTCTCCAGGAATTGTTTGATTACGGGCTACTATTTCAAATACTAGTCGTGTGGAGACTGCGGCGAGCTCGTTGGGCTTAGGAGACCCTTTTATATGTCTTTTGGAGTTCCTactataattatattaattgatGTAAGGGTATTTATTATTGGGTAATTATTATGCATTTGTTAGAGCATGTTATGGAAAGTACTAAAAGGTATTATGTttcagaaaaatatatatacctgcatctttatatttttgaaatttaattagCATGTTTAATTTACTTTTGGATCAATAAGTAACCCttgaaaatcggggcgttataGCTACAATCTACTACACAGAAGATTCAGAAGTATAAAAGGAAGAACTGAAGACTTTGAAAAGTTGTCGATgcctgatgacccgggtttatatgatgtttttagggtttttccttgtgggttttgagtctttttcttgtgtctcatgtagtgtttcatgcattctcatgcatttttatcttttcttgagtctttgtttagttttggtaattttgtagttttatagggagttttcttgcattttaagttaagtttaggacttacatgattttcttttgttttatgaaggacctcttgtgctaatgagctcttggagcttctagaatcttccttgacttgttggttaggtttggagagcagaaactgaaggagaaagaaggccaagaagcatggaattgatggagaacttaaagaggattgaaaagaggagtttcagaagccaaaaagtccttttcaggcgagcttaagcgcctaggcgctgggaatgggcgcctaggcgccaattaggtccagaggcatgtttttcaacatgcaattggcgctcaggcgctctgaattggcgcctgagcgcccagaacagctCAGCCTCGTTtatttttcctataaataggattttagtcattttcttttgtaatctttgatactactttcatttttacataaactcagaggtagagaagcatctaggagagtgtgagagggcttctaagcttgtaattcaggttcttagcctgtaattcaggttcttagccaagcatgcttggctaatctctcttcttttgctttggatttctttgtaagactttttatatttgagttataatcttaagttctttcccacatgttctccttcttcccttgaatcccattttctgaatttcaatctaagcttgtatgcatgcttgctttatactattctataatcagaacggaattttgttatagattagggaaccgatttgggattaccccttctatacttgctactaggaatagaggaagggttggggtttgatggcctgaatttgcatgatctaaaacctcatataaatgactaagtacacaaggaattgagcttagcttttagtatgggagaattgcttatgtgaggaatcaataagtgagtaactaggctatatcatcaaggagaggttcatgagttcatgtgcttagaatgatgtgcttaaattgactagttgaacaagaacccaaagcatgttattttctgaattgtctttttatttttccttttccttattactacttcgacatatctttgtttcaataaaacaaaccttcattctcaaggcttaagctgaatctattcactcacaatccatgtggttcgatatttaaaaccgggtggattccgtacacttgcggatttaccaacaagtttttggcgccgttgccggggattgtttgtgatttttggtttgagttatgagtttgaagtatagtctacctaagactataacttagggctgaatgggagacaacccatgttttttttttctgttttacgttttgtttcttctgtttttttttttccaggaaATAAAAAGGAGACAAACTTGGAAGCACTCAACCACTTGGAAGGAGattcttttcttactctgattttagtccatgcattcttagcatatttttcttttatagattttgtttaacttttttatcatgcattttttttttggagtcttttgtaccttggtctttatgccctttactcaaatgacatgttcccgagtcttgctcactcacatgatgctggttttgaaaatgtttttaagtggatactttgtgctttcttttggggagtgattgtaagtttgggaaagagagggagagacttcggtcttctaagtgttgtcttgaggatagagttgatgtgagtccacaagggttcatctttgacccttcactatataatttccctggaggatcctgactcacttgcacttcttggttctgtgtttcatttcatgggtccttgagtgtagctttaggagacttgcattcttgagactggtaggttttcttgtacttcagaaattgttttataacatctttgtccctagttgacccttttgagccttatggagatttctttgttacctttgttatgtgggctggttgtttggttggaaaaatggggagttgtggttcttaactctcaatggagctagtttatagaaaatgcaattgtctcttgccccaaagaaaaaattcaaaaaattcaaaagatgaactccatggccggatggagttccaaaaaaaagtcaaaagaaaaaatgaactccatggaatgggtggagttccaaaaaaaagaaaaaattctgaaacaaaagggggttgagagacttgtgtgctaagtatcaatttCTTTAGGCTccggttttcatgaaggaccacactcaaattttgtgcagccttagtcttccttagggaccacctaccttgtgctttacctagccaacatcataacccttttgaagtctcattcaataatgcattgtcaactttagttgctcttgaggaaATGATTCTCataacctatgaacttgcttgtgtgctcagtgcactaaacaattgtctcatgctaggatgttagctctaaatgcttctcatagtggactctaattcttctttatctaagagtagcatgaagttcattgttgaatctttctcttggaactaactgcatttacttgatcccccggttttctaaaaatgtatccctctttggcatgtgtgttgggagcaattctttgtgcttgagggcaagctaatcttagtgacgctcgagggcgagctgtcgttgagtatagtggtgtgatgacccgggtttatatgatgtttttagggtttttccttgtgggttttgagtctttttcttgtgtctcatgtagtgtttcatgcattctcatgcatttttatcttttcttgagtctttgttttgttttggtaattttgtagttttatagggaattttcttgcattttaagttaagtttaggacttgcatgattttcttttgttttatgaaggacctcttgtgctaatgagctcttggagcttctagaatcttccttgacttgttggttaggtttggagagcagaaactgaaggagaaagaaggccaagaagcatggaattgatggagaacttaaagaggattgaaaagaggagtttcagaagccaaaaagtccttttcaggcgagcttaagcgcctaggcgctgggaatgggcgcctaggcgccaattaggtccagaggcatgtttttcaacatgcaattggcgctcaggcgctctgaattggcgcttgagcgcccagaacagctCAGCCTCGTTtatttttcctataaataggattttagtcattttcttttgtaatctttgatactactttcatttttacataaactcagaggtagagaagcatctaggagagtgtgagagggcttctaagcttgtaattcaggttcttagcctgtaattcaggttcttagccaagcatgcttggctaatctctcttcttttgctttggatttctttgtaagactttttatatttgagttataatcttaagttctttcccacatgttctccttcttcccttgaatcccattttctgaatttcaatctaagcttgtatgcatgcttgctttatactattctataatcagaa
This window harbors:
- the LOC130709959 gene encoding glutamyl-tRNA(Gln) amidotransferase subunit B, chloroplastic/mitochondrial-like, whose protein sequence is MASAIFRTFQVHPFLLCPALFLRRTNGVLRCASSQSQTETQQRQQHPPQTKVSTQSKKLDKIPKDYEAVIGIETHVQISTLTKAFCGCPYSYGSPPNSSVCPVCMGLPGALPVLNSKVIDFAVKLGLALNCNLSFNSKFDRKQYFYPDLPKGYQISQFDVPIAAGGYLHVDIPVEFGGGHRKFGITRVHMEEDAGKLLHTENGNYSQVDLNRAGVPLLEIVSEPDMRNGIEAAEYAAEIQRLVRYLGVSNGNMQEGSLRCDVNVSIRPIGQSKFGTKVEIKNLNSFSAVSRAIDFEIARQVQLHSNGQENQIVQETCLWEEGSQRTITMRIKEGLADYRYFPEPDLPAVIVSQEYVDGIRNSLPELPEEKRRRYEKMGLSMQDVLFLANDQNIAEFFDATLAKGTDAKLVANWIMSDIAAFMKNEKLSINEIKLTPEELSELIASIKGGIISGKIGKEILFELLAKGGSVKELIEKKDLVQIADPAEIEKMVDKVIAENPKQVEQYRGGKTKLQGFFAGQVMKLSKGKANPGLLNKILLEKLNSKS